One window from the genome of Candidatus Limnocylindrales bacterium encodes:
- a CDS encoding DUF72 domain-containing protein, with amino-acid sequence MTVRIGTSGWVYNHWRGIFYPRGLHQKDWFNYYAREFNTVEINNSFYRLPSSVTFEAWREQAPLDFLYAVKASRFLTHFKRLKDPEESLQRFFDHARHLGRTLGPVLYQLPPHWQVNLPRFEYFLAALPKEYVHVVEFRDTSWLIEETFQLMERYHVAHCIHDRHPLQIPIRLTSPPVYLRFHGDPTCGGDYQPAALETWARRMDDWCNQKLDIFVYFNNDIHGYAIKNARMLKKLLTKS; translated from the coding sequence ATGACCGTTCGAATAGGTACCTCAGGTTGGGTTTATAACCACTGGCGTGGAATCTTTTACCCAAGAGGGTTACACCAGAAGGATTGGTTTAACTATTACGCACGGGAGTTTAATACCGTCGAGATCAATAATTCATTTTATCGGCTCCCGAGCTCGGTTACTTTCGAAGCGTGGCGTGAGCAGGCGCCCCTTGATTTTCTTTACGCCGTCAAGGCCAGCCGTTTCCTTACCCACTTTAAAAGACTCAAAGACCCCGAGGAATCGCTCCAAAGGTTCTTTGATCATGCCCGTCATTTAGGTAGAACTCTTGGCCCAGTACTTTATCAGCTTCCACCGCACTGGCAGGTCAACCTGCCGCGGTTTGAATATTTTCTGGCAGCCTTACCGAAGGAATATGTCCATGTTGTCGAATTCCGTGATACGAGCTGGTTGATTGAAGAGACTTTTCAGCTTATGGAACGCTATCATGTTGCCCATTGTATCCATGATAGGCATCCGCTGCAAATTCCTATCCGCCTGACCTCACCACCAGTCTACCTCCGTTTTCATGGTGATCCTACCTGCGGTGGCGATTATCAACCCGCAGCCCTCGAAACCTGGGCCAGGCGCATGGATGATTGGTGTAACCAAAAGCTTGATATCTTCGTCTACTTTAATAATGATATCCACGGTTATGCCATAAAAAATGCCAGAATGCTGAAAAAGCTACTGACTAAAAGTTAA
- a CDS encoding zf-TFIIB domain-containing protein, which yields MYCPVCQVELKLSNRQGIEMDYCPQCRGIWLDRGELDKIIQRSITTSPWREDYSDRYRRQEDTGSYKRDFEEYDPNHWEYEDSDYYKRKRRKSFLEDLFDFD from the coding sequence ATGTATTGTCCCGTTTGCCAGGTAGAACTTAAGCTATCGAATCGTCAGGGAATTGAGATGGATTATTGTCCCCAATGCCGGGGAATATGGTTAGATCGAGGAGAATTGGATAAAATAATCCAACGATCCATAACTACATCTCCCTGGAGAGAAGATTATAGCGATAGGTATCGAAGACAGGAGGATACCGGATCCTATAAAAGAGACTTTGAAGAATACGATCCTAACCATTGGGAATATGAAGACAGCGACTATTATAAAAGGAAAAGACGTAAATCGTTTCTAGAAGATTTGTTTGATTTTGACTAA